One Halosegnis longus DNA window includes the following coding sequences:
- a CDS encoding 4Fe-4S dicluster domain-containing protein, whose translation MAIDPQFEQSREVVEEHDGHRVWGPVEEPEELGIHGTHVAVDFDICLEDGACLEDCPVDVFEWVDTPGHPESERKADPANESQCIDCMLCVDVCPVDAIDVDPGRENRI comes from the coding sequence ATGGCAATCGACCCGCAGTTCGAGCAGTCACGAGAGGTGGTCGAGGAACACGACGGACACCGCGTGTGGGGACCAGTCGAGGAGCCCGAGGAGCTGGGCATCCACGGCACCCACGTCGCCGTCGACTTCGATATCTGTCTGGAGGACGGCGCGTGTCTGGAGGACTGTCCCGTCGACGTGTTCGAGTGGGTCGACACGCCGGGCCACCCCGAGTCCGAGCGCAAGGCCGACCCCGCGAACGAGTCGCAGTGTATCGACTGTATGCTGTGTGTTGACGTGTGTCCCGTCGACGCCATCGACGTGGACCCCGGCCGAGAGAACCGCATCTGA